In one Umezawaea sp. Da 62-37 genomic region, the following are encoded:
- a CDS encoding pentapeptide repeat-containing protein, whose amino-acid sequence MVDFENSTVNTPVPVAGVVRPPLPRWTVPAVAVAVLAVTAVASVLLWTWVNGLQLPQDKRATAVLEVFKLAASVAVGGGGLFALYLAARRQRTQELELAQREKFQAHAEKVAETSRVHAERVAEATERDATVRRVTDLFTKSVDQLGSDKAAVRLGGMYALERLAQDNAEQRPTVVSVFCAYLRMPFEAPGAPLQPEDAEYKTALVEYREQVQEREVRVAAQRLLRDHLRKGSWEQPLVTYWADTDLDLTGAHLIDFDLSRCAIRTTRFDWAAFTGPAYFGSAAFMGFAGFGSATFTGLADFSSTTFIDFIDFGSATFTGDAYFGSAMFTINAYFKSATFTSDADFKSATLTSDTDFESATFDRGIPPEVMGFVPPTE is encoded by the coding sequence ATGGTCGACTTCGAGAACAGCACTGTAAACACGCCCGTCCCGGTAGCGGGGGTGGTGCGGCCGCCGTTGCCGCGATGGACCGTCCCTGCGGTCGCGGTGGCGGTGCTGGCCGTGACCGCAGTGGCATCGGTGCTGCTGTGGACCTGGGTCAACGGCTTGCAGTTACCCCAGGACAAGCGGGCCACCGCGGTGCTGGAGGTGTTCAAACTCGCCGCGTCGGTCGCCGTCGGCGGCGGCGGACTCTTCGCCCTCTACCTCGCCGCACGACGCCAACGCACCCAGGAACTCGAACTCGCACAACGCGAAAAGTTCCAAGCGCATGCCGAGAAGGTCGCCGAGACCAGCCGTGTGCACGCCGAGCGGGTCGCCGAGGCCACTGAGCGGGACGCGACCGTGCGCAGGGTTACCGATCTGTTCACCAAGTCGGTGGATCAGTTGGGGTCGGACAAGGCCGCGGTGCGGTTGGGCGGGATGTACGCATTGGAACGCCTGGCCCAGGACAATGCCGAGCAGCGGCCCACCGTGGTCAGCGTGTTCTGCGCGTACCTGCGGATGCCGTTCGAGGCACCCGGTGCCCCGCTGCAGCCGGAGGACGCGGAGTACAAGACGGCGCTGGTCGAGTACCGGGAGCAGGTCCAGGAGCGCGAGGTGCGGGTCGCCGCCCAGCGGCTCCTGCGCGACCACCTCCGCAAAGGCTCCTGGGAACAGCCACTGGTCACCTACTGGGCAGACACCGACCTCGACCTCACCGGCGCCCATCTGATCGACTTCGACCTGAGCCGGTGCGCCATACGGACCACCCGGTTCGACTGGGCGGCGTTCACCGGCCCCGCTTACTTCGGGTCGGCGGCGTTCATGGGCTTCGCCGGATTCGGGTCGGCGACATTCACCGGGCTCGCTGACTTCAGCTCGACAACGTTCATAGATTTCATCGACTTCGGGTCAGCGACTTTCACCGGCGACGCCTATTTCGGGTCGGCAATGTTCACCATCAATGCCTACTTCAAGTCGGCAACGTTCACCAGCGACGCCGACTTCAAGTCGGCGACCTTGACCAGCGACACCGACTTCGAGTCGGCGACGTTCGATCGTGGGATACCGCCGGAAGTGATGGGATTCGTCCCTCCCACCGAGTGA